A DNA window from Impatiens glandulifera chromosome 7, dImpGla2.1, whole genome shotgun sequence contains the following coding sequences:
- the LOC124910495 gene encoding 50S ribosomal protein L33-like, translating to MGQKKKTASMFIRLVSAAGTGFFYVKKKNPKNFPQNSKLEFRKYDPRVNRHVLFTEAKMK from the coding sequence ATGGggcagaagaagaagactgcATCCATGTTCATCAGACTTGTTTCTGCTGCTGGGACTGGATTCTTTtatgtgaagaagaagaaccctaAAAACTTTCCACAGAATTCTAAACTTGAATTCAGGAAGTATGATCCTCGGGTTAATCGTCATGTCTTGTTTACTGAGGCAAAGATGAAATAA
- the LOC124946002 gene encoding protein ALP1-like, protein MAQLNDTVSITSSRRRKRTKDGNDINHGDPDCDPENNKHDEEEEEGGGQKEFKEIITSLILLEEQEKSDFDELKKSRYEEKQMFEENHKKRTVAMLDYYDKLQGCYENQNESEKVKQRKSRAGTAIAVVTAATATAAAIVDSEQTASSGGAGTATAGGGQQRRLWVKSRSQAWWDECNSPEFPEEDFKKAFRMGKETFDLICNELSSVVAKENTTLRDAVPVRQRVAVCIWRLATGEPLRLVSKRFGLGISTCHKLVLEVCKAIREILMPRYLQWPDEESINKIKENFEAISGISNVVGSMYTTHIPIIAPKISVAAYFNKRHTERNQKTSYSITVQGVVDPRGVFSDVCIGWPGSMPDDQVLEKSALYQRANAGLLKDMWIVGSSGYPLMDWVLVPYTQQHLTWTQHALNEKTGEIQRISKDAFARLKGRWSCLQKRTEVKLQDLPMVLGACCVLHNICEMRNETMDPELKIDLIDDEMVPENGIRSTAAMKTRDSIAHNLLHHNRAGTSF, encoded by the coding sequence ATGGCTCAATTGAACGACACTGTTTCCATTACCAGTAGCAGGCGGAGAAAACGGACAAAGGACGGCAACGACATCAACCACGGAGATCCGGATTGCGACCCGGAGAACAACAAacacgatgaagaagaagaagaaggtgggGGGCAGAAGGAGTTCAAAGAGATAATCACTTCTCTAATATTGCTTGAAGAGCAAGAAAAATCCGATTTTGATGAATTGAAGAAATCTCGATATGAAGAGAAGCAAATGTTCGAGGAGAATCACAAAAAGAGGACTGTCGCCATGCTCGATTACTACGATAAATTACAGGGTTGCTATGAAAATCAGAACGAATCGGAGAAAGTTAAACAGAGAAAGTCTCGTGCTGGAACCGCCATCGCGGTTGTTACTGCTGCGACTGCTACGGCCGCGGCTATCGTTGACTCCGAACAGACCGCTAGTAGCGGCGGTGCGGGAACCGCGACGGCTGGAGGAGGACAGCAGAGGAGGTTGTGGGTTAAGAGTAGGTCACAAGCTTGGTGGGATGAATGTAACAGTCCTGAATTTCCAGAGGAGGATTTCAAGAAAGCATTTCGTATGGGTAAGGAGACATTTGATTTGATATGTAATGAGTTGAGTTCTGTTGTCGCGAAGGAGAATACGACTCTTAGAGATGCTGTCCCTGTTCGACAGCGTGTTGCTGTTTGCATATGGAGATTAGCTACCGGGGAGCCTCTTCGAttggtatccaaaagattcGGACTTGGAATCTCTACCTGTCATAAGCTTGTTCTTGAGGTATGTAAAGCAATTCGTGAGATTCTAATGCCCAGATACCTCCAATGGCCTGATGAGGAATCAATTAACAAGATAAAGGAGAATTTCGAAGCGATTTCGGGTATATCAAACGTTGTTGGATCAATGTACACAACCCACATACCCATAATCGCTCCGAAGATAAGCGTGGCTGCTTATTTCAACAAACGACATACTGAAAGAAACCAGAAGACTTCATATTCAATTACAGTTCAGGGTGTTGTTGATCCAAGAGGGGTGTTTTCAGATGTCTGCATTGGCTGGCCAGGATCAATGCCAGATGATCAGGTTTTGGAGAAATCAGCTCTTTATCAGAGAGCAAACGCAGGCCTTCTGAAAGACATGTGGATTGTTGGGAGTAGCGGTTATCCTTTAATGGATTGGGTTTTAGTACCATACACTCAGCAACACTTAACATGGACTCAACATGCTTTGAATGAGAAGACCGGTGAGATTCAAAGGATTTCGAAAGATGCATTCGCTAGGTTGAAAGGAAGATGGTCATGTTTACAGAAGAGAACAGAGGTGAAACTTCAGGACTTGCCAATGGTTCTAGGGGCATGCTGTGTATTGCATAACATATGTGAAATGAGAAACGAGACTATGGATCCGGAGCTGAAGATTGATCTGATAGACGACGAGATGGTACCAGAGAATGGAATTAGATCGACGGCTGCAATGAAGACACGCGATTCCATCGCACATAATCTCTTGCATCATAACCGTGCAGGAACCTCTTTCTAA